The region CCTGGCCCTGGCTGAATTCTTGCGCGACCAGGACATGGAGGTCCTGTGCCTGATGGACTCGGTGACCCGCTTCGCCATGGCCCAGCGCGAGATCGGCCTGGCCGCGGGCGAACCCCCCACCACAAAAGGCTATACGCCGACCGTCTTCACCGAGTTGCCCAAGCTGCTGGAACGCGCCGGTCCCGGACCGATCCGGCCGGACGGGACGGAGGCGGGACCGATCACCGCCCTGTTCACGGTGCTGGTGGACGGCGACGACCACAACGAGCCGATCGCCGACGCCACGCGAGGCATTCTGGACGGGCACATCGTCATGGAGCGCGCCATCGCCGAGCGCGGCCGTTTCCCGGCGATCAACGTGCTGAAATCCATCAGCCGGACCATGCCCGGCTGTCAGCATCCCGAGGAGCGGGACATCGTGAAGGGCGCCCGCCAGGTGATGGCCGCCTATTCGAACATGGAAGAGCTGATCCGCATCGGCGCCTATCGCTCAGGTTCCGACCCTCAGATCGACCGCGCTATCGTGCTGAACCCCGCCATCGAGGAATTCCTGTCGCAGGACAAGGACGAGGCCACCAGCCTCGACGATTCCTTCCATCAATTGTCCAGCATCCTGAGCGCTGCGTGATCCGGGCCTTCAAATGACCAAGTGGGCCGACTCCCTCATCCGCATCGCCAACTACGAGGTCGAGACCTTGCAGAAGCGTCTCGGCGAGATCGCCGCGCGCCGGCAGGACGCCGAGATCCGCATGGCCATGCTCGACGCCGAGGGCGAGGCCGAGATGCTGCGCGCCCAGAACGACGCGTCGGCGGGCTGGTACATGGTCGGCTACAAGCAGGGGCTGGCTTTGCGCCGGGCCCAGATCCAGGCCCAGGTCGACGCCATCAAGATCGAGGAAGGCGCCGCGCGCGAGGCCCTTTCGCGAGCCTTCGAAGAGCTGAAGAAATACGAGCAGGTGGCCGAGAACGCCAAGATCGTCCGCCAGAAGAAGAGCGATGCGATCGAGACCGCCCAGATGGACGAGATGGGCCTGCGCAAGAGCGGGACGCGCTAGCGACCCGGAGCGTCACGCTTCGTCGGGACGGGCCCGAGGCATGATGGTCGACTCGGCCTCATGCGACTGGCGCAGGGAGCGCAGGTCGTCGCTGATGCGGAAGATGGCCACATAGAATTCGCAGAAGGCGCGCCACAGCAGCGCCATGGCCCCGGCGGCCAGGAGGCCGGCGATCAGCACGGGGAAGGCCAGAAGAATCGAGCCCAGGCCGGGCTCTTTCAGGGCCAGGCCGACGGCGGCGCCGACGACCGAAAAGGCGAACAGGGCAATAACGCCCAGGCCCGCCCAATAGACCAGATGGATGACCTGGCCGGTGACCAGGCGATCGAACGTCAGGAGATCCCAGATCAGGCCGGCGGAACCGCCGCCCGCTGATCGTTTCGCCGCAGGCATGTACCAAAAACCTCTTGCGTCAGCGCTGCCGCGCCTGCGGGCATGGCTATCAGCCGAAGCCTGCGACGGCAATGGTCCGCTCGCCGCACCTTCGACGGAATGCGCCCGGCCGCGAAGCTGGAAGCTCCGCGGCCGTTCGTCGCGTTATTTGGGGGCCATGCCGGCGGCCGCGGCCAGAATCTGGGCCTTGGTCACCGAGGTGATGATCTTGCCGTCCTGGTTGGCCAGGGCGCGGGACGGAAGACCCATGGTCTTGCCGTCGACATTCACGGCGACGATCGATTGACCGCCTTGCTCGTAGGTCTTCTCGACCGTGCCGACGAGGCCGCCAGCGGGATCCCAGACCTGAGCGCCGGTGGCGAACGAAGCAGCCGCGCCGGGCGCAGCGGTCGTGGTCGTGGTGGTCGTCGCCGAGCTCGGCTGGGCGGCGGTGTCAGCGGCCGTGGCGTCCGTGGTGGTGGTCGTGGTCGCAGTCGGCGCTGTGGCAGCGGGCGGCGCAGCCGTGGTCGTGGCGGCCGGCTCAGCGGTCGTGGTGGTGGTCGTCGTGGCGTCTTGCGCGTGAGCGACGGCCGCCATCGACAGAGTGGCGGCAGCGACGGTCGCCAGCAGAGTACGTTGCATGAGGTGCTCCAAAAAAAATCTTCGAAACGCCTCCCCCAGGCCCGAACAAACGTCGCTGCTTGCGATCGCGTTCCCAGATTATTTCGGATTGTTTCGGGCGATGGCCGCCCGATCAGATCATGCCGACGGTCTTCAGACGGGCCCGCGGATGGATCTCGCTCTGGCTCATCACCACGGTCTGGCCGCGGAATCGCTCGATGATCGAACGGACATAGGGGCGGATGCCGGGGCTGGTCAGAAGCACCGCGGTGTCGCCTTGCAGGGCGGCCTGTTCGAAGGCCTCTCGCACCTCGCCGATGAACGACTGCAGGCGCGAGGGCGCCAGGGCCAACTGCTTGTCTTCCCCCGGTCCGACCAGGGCGTCGGCGAAGGCGTTCTCCCACTCGGCCGACAGGGTGATGATGGCCAGGGCGCCGTCGTCGCCGCGGTTGGCCCAGCACAGCTGGCGGCCGATCTTGGCCCGCACCTGCTCGACCAGACTGGTGAGCGAGGAGGTGTGGGAGGCGGCCTCGCCGATCCCTTCCAGGATGGTCGGCAGGTCGCGGATCGAGACGCGTTCGCGCATCAGGGCCTGCAGCACGCGCTGAACGGTGGTGGCGCTGGCCAGGGCCGGGATGACATCGTCCACGAGCTTCTTCTGCTCGGCCGGCAGTTCCTTCAGAAGCTTCTGCACCTCGGCATAGGAGAGCAGGTCGGCCATGTTCTCCTTGAGCAGTTCGGTCAGGTGGGTGGTCAGCACCGTGGCCGGATCGACGATGGTGTAGCCGCGGAAGGTGGCTTCCTCGCGCAGGGCGTCGGCGACCCAGGTGGCCGGCAGGCCGAAGGCCGGTTCGCGCACGTGTTCGCCCGGCAGCTCCACCTGGCCGCCGCGCGGGTCCATGGCCATCAGGTGACCCAGGCGGACCTCGCCGGCGCCGACCTCCATCTCCTTGATGCGGATCGAATAGCCGCTGTTGGGCAGGCGCATGTTGTCCAGGATGCGGACCGGCGGCATCACGAAGCCGAAGTCGGTGGCCAGGGTCTTGCGAAGGGCCCGGATCTGGTCGGTCAGGCGGCGGCCTTCCAGGTCGTTGATCAGCGACAGCAGGCCATAACCCAGCTCGATCTTCACGTCGTCGATGGCCAGGGTGTTGGAGATCGGCTCGTCTTCTTGAGAAGCCGCTTCCTCCAGCGGCGCCAGGGGATCGACGGCGGGCTTCAACATCGCCTGCCCGCGCCGCCAAGCCAGATAGCCCGTGCCGACGGCGACCGCCACGAACGGCAGGATCGGCATGCCAGGGATCAGGGCGATG is a window of Caulobacter sp. NIBR2454 DNA encoding:
- a CDS encoding flagellar FliJ family protein, with amino-acid sequence MTKWADSLIRIANYEVETLQKRLGEIAARRQDAEIRMAMLDAEGEAEMLRAQNDASAGWYMVGYKQGLALRRAQIQAQVDAIKIEEGAAREALSRAFEELKKYEQVAENAKIVRQKKSDAIETAQMDEMGLRKSGTR
- a CDS encoding DUF4282 domain-containing protein — protein: MPAAKRSAGGGSAGLIWDLLTFDRLVTGQVIHLVYWAGLGVIALFAFSVVGAAVGLALKEPGLGSILLAFPVLIAGLLAAGAMALLWRAFCEFYVAIFRISDDLRSLRQSHEAESTIMPRARPDEA
- the flhA gene encoding flagellar biosynthesis protein FlhA produces the protein MTDIGLNANPNAFKPRDIIGWLVRGEVGLAVGIAAIIVLLILPVPPILLDLLLSLSVTSSVLILMTALLIKRPLEFSSFPTVLLVATLFRLGLNIASTRLILSHGHEGAHGAGHIIEAFGNLMMSGNFIIGVIVFMILVLVNFMVITKGSGRIAEVSARFTLDAMPGKQMAIDADLSSGLIDQDTAKLRRKELEQESTFFGAMDGASKFVKGDAVAGLIITGINVVGGILIGVLQHKIPIGQAASTYTLMTIGDGLVSQIPALIISIAAGLLVSKAGVEGAADKALVNQLAMNPVSLGMVSASSGVIALIPGMPILPFVAVAVGTGYLAWRRGQAMLKPAVDPLAPLEEAASQEDEPISNTLAIDDVKIELGYGLLSLINDLEGRRLTDQIRALRKTLATDFGFVMPPVRILDNMRLPNSGYSIRIKEMEVGAGEVRLGHLMAMDPRGGQVELPGEHVREPAFGLPATWVADALREEATFRGYTIVDPATVLTTHLTELLKENMADLLSYAEVQKLLKELPAEQKKLVDDVIPALASATTVQRVLQALMRERVSIRDLPTILEGIGEAASHTSSLTSLVEQVRAKIGRQLCWANRGDDGALAIITLSAEWENAFADALVGPGEDKQLALAPSRLQSFIGEVREAFEQAALQGDTAVLLTSPGIRPYVRSIIERFRGQTVVMSQSEIHPRARLKTVGMI